One Streptomyces sp. B21-105 genomic region harbors:
- a CDS encoding ABC transporter permease, whose amino-acid sequence MPLVNRLKRHFVVIAGLLTLGYLLLPNVVVTVFSFNKPKGRFNYEWQQFSTDAWQDPCGVSGLCGSLSLSLQIAVWATLGATLLGTMIAFALVRYRFRARGAVNSLIFLPMAMPEVVMAASLLTLFLNLGAQLGFWTILIAHIMFCLSFVVTAVKARVMSMDPRLEQAAQDLYAGPAQTFLRVTLPIAAPGIAAGALLAFALSFDDFIITNFNAGSTVTFPMFVWGSAQRGTPVQINVIGTAMFLVAVLLVLTSMAVGNRRNKQKA is encoded by the coding sequence ATGCCCCTCGTCAACCGGCTCAAGCGCCATTTCGTGGTCATCGCGGGACTTCTCACGCTCGGCTATCTCCTCCTGCCGAACGTCGTCGTCACCGTGTTCTCCTTCAACAAGCCCAAAGGCCGCTTCAACTACGAGTGGCAGCAGTTCTCCACCGACGCCTGGCAGGACCCGTGCGGGGTCTCCGGCCTCTGCGGCTCGCTGTCGCTCAGCCTCCAGATCGCCGTCTGGGCGACCCTCGGCGCCACGCTCCTCGGCACGATGATCGCCTTCGCGCTGGTCCGCTACCGCTTCCGCGCGCGGGGCGCCGTGAACTCGCTGATCTTCCTGCCGATGGCGATGCCCGAGGTCGTCATGGCCGCCTCGCTGCTCACCCTCTTCCTCAACCTGGGCGCACAGCTGGGGTTCTGGACGATCCTCATCGCGCACATCATGTTCTGCCTGAGCTTCGTCGTGACGGCGGTCAAGGCACGCGTGATGTCGATGGACCCGCGACTGGAGCAGGCCGCCCAGGACCTCTACGCCGGGCCGGCGCAGACGTTCCTGCGCGTCACCCTGCCCATCGCGGCCCCCGGAATCGCCGCGGGTGCGCTGCTCGCCTTCGCGCTGTCCTTCGACGATTTCATCATCACCAATTTCAACGCGGGCTCGACCGTCACCTTCCCCATGTTCGTGTGGGGCTCGGCGCAACGCGGAACGCCCGTCCAGATCAACGTCATCGGCACGGCCATGTTCCTGGTCGCCGTCCTGCTGGTGCTGACCTCGATGGCCGTCGGCAACCGCCGCAACAAGCAGAAGGCATAG